Proteins encoded by one window of Halomonas sp. Bachu 37:
- a CDS encoding OmpA family protein, with protein sequence MHGFSKLLTPLAAMLLVAGCASDPYGGQSQRSSTGTGAGIGAAVGAAAGALSGDGSTSRRDRALIGAAVGAAAGAGVGAYMDRQEQQLRQNLQGSRVEVARQGDDIVLNMPSGVTFGFDSSDLTSEARNSLDEVSAVLREYTDTRVNIAGHTDSTGDDSYNQRLSERRAQAVGRYLSQTGVSSSRLNTVGYGETRPVASNDTDQGRMQNRRVEITLTPIEQQQRQQ encoded by the coding sequence GTTGTGCCTCCGATCCTTATGGCGGCCAATCCCAGCGTTCCTCGACCGGCACGGGTGCCGGCATCGGGGCGGCGGTGGGCGCAGCCGCCGGTGCGCTTTCCGGTGATGGCAGTACGAGCCGTCGTGACCGTGCGCTGATCGGCGCTGCGGTGGGCGCAGCCGCCGGTGCCGGCGTCGGTGCCTACATGGATCGCCAGGAGCAGCAGTTGCGGCAGAATCTGCAAGGTTCGCGGGTCGAAGTCGCTCGCCAGGGCGATGATATCGTGCTGAATATGCCTAGCGGTGTGACGTTCGGCTTCGATTCCAGTGACCTGACCTCGGAAGCGCGTAACTCGCTGGATGAAGTCTCCGCTGTTCTGCGCGAATACACCGACACTCGTGTCAATATTGCCGGCCATACCGACAGCACGGGGGATGACAGCTATAACCAGCGCCTGTCGGAGCGTCGTGCCCAGGCAGTAGGGCGTTACCTGAGCCAGACGGGCGTTTCTTCATCGCGCCTCAACACGGTCGGCTATGGCGAGACACGTCCGGTCGCGAGCAACGACACCGATCAAGGCCGCATGCAGAACCGCCGCGTGGAGATCACCTTGACACCTATAGAGCAGCAGCAACGGCAGCAATAA
- a CDS encoding 23S rRNA (adenine(2030)-N(6))-methyltransferase RlmJ: MLSYQHAYHAGNFADVHKHLTLFAVTDNLLRKKSPVTYIDTHAGRGLYPLSAEESSRLQEHLSGIVPLWQARSRINDPLALEWLQTIAAAQEQEKGQKEAQGKEPNGASLSHYPGSPWWLAQRLRSQDRLRLFELHPGEHARLAKQVLPANTRHEYGDGLGGLLAMLPVATPRLCVLIDPSYELKAEYREVAEVVVQAMRKARHAIVLIWYPLLPAGQHHELLESLRSSGLRKIWRSELHQRDPKQAERGMYGSGMLVVNPPWGVDTRLADAMRELTPLLGEQCRYSADWWVEE, from the coding sequence ATGCTTTCTTACCAACACGCGTACCATGCCGGCAATTTTGCCGATGTTCACAAGCATCTAACGCTTTTTGCCGTTACCGATAATTTATTACGTAAGAAATCGCCTGTTACATATATCGATACCCATGCCGGTCGTGGGCTTTACCCATTATCTGCCGAGGAGAGCTCACGGCTTCAAGAGCATCTATCCGGTATCGTGCCGTTGTGGCAAGCCCGAAGCCGTATCAACGATCCGCTGGCGCTCGAGTGGCTGCAGACAATAGCCGCTGCGCAGGAGCAGGAAAAAGGGCAGAAAGAAGCGCAAGGAAAAGAGCCGAATGGTGCCTCTCTGAGCCATTATCCCGGTTCGCCCTGGTGGCTGGCGCAGCGCTTGAGATCCCAGGATCGCTTGCGGCTGTTCGAGCTGCATCCAGGCGAGCATGCCCGCCTGGCAAAGCAGGTTCTCCCGGCCAACACACGCCATGAATATGGCGATGGATTGGGCGGGCTTCTGGCCATGCTGCCGGTAGCCACCCCGCGGCTTTGCGTGTTGATCGACCCCAGTTACGAGCTCAAGGCGGAATATCGAGAGGTGGCCGAGGTGGTGGTCCAGGCGATGCGCAAGGCACGTCATGCCATCGTCCTGATCTGGTATCCCTTGCTGCCGGCAGGGCAGCATCATGAACTGCTTGAGTCCTTGCGTTCGAGCGGGCTGCGCAAGATATGGCGTAGCGAACTGCACCAGCGGGACCCGAAACAGGCAGAGCGCGGCATGTACGGCAGCGGCATGCTGGTGGTCAATCCGCCTTGGGGAGTCGACACCCGCCTGGCCGACGCGATGCGCGAGCTGACCCCACTATTGGGGGAGCAATGCCGCTACTCGGCGGACTGGTGGGTGGAGGAGTAA